From Deltaproteobacteria bacterium CG11_big_fil_rev_8_21_14_0_20_42_23:
AGCTTTTTTGTATGAAGTGGTTGCCGTTTGATTTTTGATAGCCGCATCAGCTTCTACAATTTTCAAATCAACGTTCAGCGGAAGATCAATACCAACGGGCTTTTCCTCGAAGAAAGTAACGGTAACTCTATTGTTGGGAAGAATATAGTGAATCGCATCGCCAAAAAGATCGTGGCCGACTGCAATTTGTTCGTAGTTTTCAGTGTTCATCAAGTGATATTCTTCACCATCATCGTAAAGGTATTCCATCTCCACCGCATCAAGTCTTGCTGGCTCTAATTTATCATCAGAGTTCCAACGCGTAGGGAAAGAGTTGCCCGTTTTCAAATTGCGAAGCGTAGCTTGAACGTGAGCGTGACCTTTACCTGGAGTAACGTGATCTTTTTTGAGCACACGGCAAAGTTCGCCATCAATTAAAAGCACCATTCCTTCTCTTACTTTCGTTGCTGCAATCATCACTAACCTTCCTTTATAAGTTCGTCTTTCAAGCTGTGGCTTCTATAGAGCCGGAAAAAAAACTGCAAGGCCTTATTTTAAAAGTTCCTCAACTTTTTCCAGCGCCTGCTGCAAAGCAGAAACATTTGTGCCCCCACCTTGCGCAAAATCGGCTTTTCCGCCACCTTTTCCATCTACAATGGGAGTAATGTGCTTGATGATATCGCCCGCTTTGATCCTGTTTTGAAG
This genomic window contains:
- the efp gene encoding elongation factor P, which encodes MMIAATKVREGMVLLIDGELCRVLKKDHVTPGKGHAHVQATLRNLKTGNSFPTRWNSDDKLEPARLDAVEMEYLYDDGEEYHLMNTENYEQIAVGHDLFGDAIHYILPNNRVTVTFFEEKPVGIDLPLNVDLKIVEADAAIKNQTATTSYKKAVLETGLVVMVPPFVNAGETIRVNTETNEYVERVSK